The Anopheles coluzzii chromosome 2, AcolN3, whole genome shotgun sequence genome window below encodes:
- the LOC120952072 gene encoding ATP synthase membrane subunit K, mitochondrial-like gives MAGGGDESKLTGLSRIFNGETMRGRANVAKATYASIGLLILYFSLKPSKK, from the exons atggctggtggtggtgatgaaaGCAAACTTACCGGACTCTCCCGTATCTTCAATGGCGAAACCATGCGGGGCCGCGCTAAT GTTGCGAAGGCCACCTACGCATCGATTGGGTTGTTGATCTTGTACTTCTCACTGAAGCCTAGCAAGAAGTAA
- the LOC120961534 gene encoding high mobility group protein 20A, with protein MEKEKPEGLDKKSAVANQDDLKQELKPTDAGKNEGKAPETSNASSSGSGTKGKQSAPKTTKKKRQKAPKDANAPKHPLTGYVRYMNEHREGVRQKHPNLTPIEVTKIMAEEWSKLSEERKKPYLEAAEVDKERYNKEISEYKLNNEAKAKALQNESQVAKKEVTGPKVVISSIPYVNGKVEQKVARQGDYDIPIFTEDFLDHNKIIDSELRTLRKSNIDYEQQNSVLEKHVENMENGIQKLDGEKNSLEAQNVVLENYLKKLRAALANALQGLPLASEYSGATIDNIDQYLEKLHQMADSSTQGHTLNKAKDIIRKLDLHNLTL; from the exons atggaaaaggaaaaaccgGAAGGATTAGATAAAAAGTCAGCAGTAGCCAATCAGGATGATTTGAAGCAGGAATTGAAACCAACGGATGCAGgtaaaaatgaaggaaaagcCCCTGAAACAAGCAACGCGTCATCGTCCGGCAGTGGAACAAAGGGTAAACAGTCGGCACCGAAGAccacgaagaaaaaaaggcaaaaagctCCGAAGGATGCAAATGCACCGAAACATCCGCTTACTG GATACGTTCGGTACATGAACGAGCACCGCGAAGGAGTGCGCCAGAAACACCCCAATTTGACGCCCATCGAGGTAACGAAAATAATGGCCGAAGAATGGTCCAAATTGtcagaagagagaaagaaaccgTATCTAGAAGCCGCAGAGGTTGACAAAGAACGGTACAATAAGGAAATATCAGAGTACAAACTGAACAATGAAGCGAAAGCTAAAGCGTTACAGAACGAGTCGCaagtagcaaaaaaagagGTGACGGGGCCAAAAGTAGTCATATCGTCTATTCCATATGTTAATGGCAAGGTAGAACAAAAAGTGGCTCGCCAAGGCGATTACGATATACCCATTTTTACGGAGGACTTTCTTGATCACAACAAAATCATCGACTCGGAGCTGCGCACGTTGCGCAAATCTAATATAGATTATGAACAGCAGAATTCGGTTCTTGAGAAGCACGTcgaaaacatggaaaatgGTATTCAAAAGCTAGATGGCGAAAAAAATAGCCTGGAAGCACAGAATGTTGTTTTAGAGAATTATCTAAAAAAGTTACGTGCCGCACTGGCTAATGCACTGCAGGGTTTACCTCTTGCCAGCGAATACTCCGGAGCCACAATCGACAATATTGATCAGTATTTGGAGAAATTGCATCAAATGGCAGATAGTAGTACGCAGGGCCATACTTTGAACAAAGCAAAAGATATTATTCGTAAGTTAGATCTCCATAATCTAACGCTTTAA